A genome region from Cucurbita pepo subsp. pepo cultivar mu-cu-16 chromosome LG02, ASM280686v2, whole genome shotgun sequence includes the following:
- the LOC111788076 gene encoding centromere-associated protein E-like isoform X2, whose translation MDKNKNRPELLAAGRKKLQQFRKKKDYKGRGSQGSSSKHTSKLEQHDADADTATTEVLASGSHSTDGVLASAVDCSPDTVDSSASPSTELSLAAEEVGYREDYDHPIQNVESAGVRSSEPSLAPAAEENNDDIYNLSSSESSSQISSASVEQQQRIVEVWGGCRGEELLLPSSASLSQAREDVGMKGDGLMQSGQLCGTELAEDKQVETGGMNESAAETTFKDTCCDGDKIITADVASVSGAATESNSYSISSPGEKLGMQNSSSSGRNDWKEVRQVHAEDMIHSSRSQVQYMPEDNFVDKSESHESPSQTSVKISDGGDVDTLSHNSHMTTTYAHSTFSSFGQNRKFLDLLERVKEELIVTSFSKDIFDFQISEQNELQMKLDEVLVRNHTLVDELSHCRSELKDVSVANEELRNQLLAAEAEIQKLSSRASETENSFEKFIGDMFRLEKELDDCKHLVSVLEEENERLNGIITFENENKKKLAEEKELYIGENEKILSELSSFKSLKAALEVENSELMGSLSSIAEEKIKHEEEREHLFQVNGTLSVELANCKSLVATQQEEITNLINNLAVLTEDKVRLEEDKNLLLHENEKMRSELLVLDQRLSTEHEERVRFEDDLKDAVVQVKQLTEDNGFLSSSLDIHKLKVEELCGEILSLKTRCGEDEDQSGNADSGLHHENKSQENDSYQTTFKKNLHETSVLAVGKPFIVTEQENFDDSLGFVILGRHLEEADVILQKLEKEIKALQSNSASFSRSGRKMDAPAVSKLIQAFESKVNVEENEVEDEIQLPDPYKLSNEFVDNLRALLRQVVIDAENASVLLKGERDHRKVAISTLSELTDQFEALKNHSNGLVIANIEHGVLFECLKHHVDDADGKIYELEIFNESLRQQGVHHKNSNCELAERLCGYELKLNELECQLCDLHQSSNQMVSLICNQLDNLQDGAIKRAIILEKDWHSFLLELAETIAKLDESLGKSDTSAIKFCTNDQLPSCLASSVTDAVKMIHDLRERLQATAADGEAFRMLYEEVNEKYDNLFRRTECSVDLLHKIFGELQKLYLASCESVGGSDMNMQIKMLGDPLDYSSFEALIKPLEDCITQRLQLESVNNKLRLDLEHKTVEFVDFSKRCLNSTGIEKLIKDVQSVLLPEDTEGDCGQMPALYLEYIISFLIQKYKDTELRLGLSREEYGSAMMKLTELQGSVHDLSTLILDHEGEIVILKESLSQAQEALMASRSELKDKLNELEQSEQRVSAIREKLSIAVTKGKGLIVQRDSLKQSLAQTSSELERCLQELQMKDNRLLETETKLKTYSEAGERVEALESELSYIRNSATALRESFLLKDSVLQGIDEILDALDLPENFHSRDIIEKVDWLAKSSTGKNLPQTDGDQRSSVTGGSGSDANFVTTDGWKDEMQTDANVGDDLRRKYEELQTKFYGLAEQNEMLEQSLMERNNLVQRWEELLEKIDTPSHLRSIEPEDKIEWLHRSLTEACHDRDSLHQRVNNLENHCGLLTADLDDSRKKISDIEAELHSVMLEREKLSEKLEIVYDHNEHLSFGTFENEVEIIILQNELSNMQDKIISTEHKIVKLEALVSNALRDMDMNDLVSGSSIEFLELMVMKLVQNYTASSLGNVELGRATNGPDAEEIVARSIDTQVGWQNEINDHKKELEDAVHQLMVVTKERDQYMEMHESLVVKVESLDRKKDELQELLHLEEQKSTSIREKLNVAVRKGKSLVQQRDSLKQAIEEMTTELDHLRSKMKSQENTLASYEQKFKNFSVYSGRVEALESENLSLRNQLTETEGSLLEKEHILSSITNTLVHIEVNVDVNENDPIEKLKQVGKLCSDLREAVVFSEQESIKSRRAAELLLAELNEVQERNDTFQEELEKASNEIAVLTKERDLAETSKLEALSELENLSNVHLKEKKNQISQFMGLKSNLERQKEVLREINYLLADSLSKDLDAFHNLEAAIVSCTEANGPADVNPSPSIVSGAFKKDKGSFFALDSWFNSYSNSPVDENVSTDIHSLIAHHLEESLKEIGALKEMIDGHSLSFHKQSDSLSKVLGVLYSNVNSQKELVEALKWDVQQRESVAKDKEMEGDILCRNIAVLFEACISTIKEVDQRKGELMGNDLTSGNLGMDIISMTPDQLSRSGKTHLLSEESVRTIADRLLWAVREFIGLKAEMFDGSVKEMKVAISNLQKELQEKDIQKERICMDLVAQIKEAEASAIRYSIDLQASKDQVHKLEEATEQMENERKVLEQRLREMQDGLSISDELRERVRSLTDSLAGKDQEIEALMRALDEEEVQMEGLTNKIEELEKFLKQKNQELESTETSRGKLMKKLSITVTKFDELHHLSESLLTEVEELRAQLQDRDDEISVLRQEVTRCTNDAIAVTQTSNRSTEDINEIITWFDTMETRVGLSHIVHDNQQNEVHECKEVLKKKIASILKEIEDLQAASQRKDEMLLAEKHKVEELKCKELQLNLLEDAGDGNRASSAGPEIIESESLINNWASTSVIPQVRSLRKGNTDQVAIAIDMDPASSSNRLEDEDDDKVHGFKSLASSRIFPKFSRRATDMIDGLWVSCDRALMRQPALRLGMIFYWAILHALLVAFVV comes from the exons AtggacaagaacaagaatcgTCCCGAACTGCTTGCGGCAGGCAGGAAGAAG CTCCAGCAATTCCGCAAGAAGAAGGATTATAAAGGCAGAGGTAGCCAAGGAAGTTCATCAAAACATACAAGTAAATTGGAACAGCATGATGCAGATGCAGACACTGCCACTACTGAAGTACTTGCATCTGGGAGTCATTCCACTGATGGAGTACTTGCATCTGCCGTTGATTGCAGTCCAGATACTGTAGATTCTTCAGCATCTCCTTCTACAGAACTTTCTTTGGCAGCTGAG GAAGTAGGGTATAGGGAGGACTATGATCACCCAATCCAAAATGTGGAGTCTGCTGGAGTTAGATCCTCCGAACCTTCACTTGCTCCTGCTGCTGAAGAGAATAATgatgacatttataatttgtcTTCCTCTGAATCTTCTTCCCAAATTTCTTCTGCTTCCGTGGAGCAACAGCAAAGAATAGTTGAAGTATGGGGGGGATGCAGGGGAGAAGAGCTATTGCTTCCGTCGTCTGCATCTTTGTCACAAGCAAGGGAAGATGTAG GCATGAAAGGGGATGGTTTGATGCAATCTGGTCAACTCTGTGGAACAGAGCTTGCAGAAGACAAGCAGGTAGAGACTGGTGGCATGAATGAGTCCGCAGCAGAGACTACTTTTAAAGACACGTGCTGCGATGGGGACAAGATTATTACAGCAGATGTGGCATCTGTATCTGGTGCCGCAACCGAGTCAAACAGTTATTCAATTTCTAGTCCGGGAGAAAAACTAGGTATGCAGAATAGTTCTAGTAGTGGTAGAAATGACTGGAAAGAAGTTAGACAGGTTCATGCAGAAGATATGATACATTCAAGTAGGTCTCAAGTGCAATATATGCCAGAAGATAATTTTGTAGATAAGTCCGAAAGCCATGAAAGTCCTTCACAAACAAGTGTGAAAATTTCTGATGGGGGAGATGTAGATACTCTCTCTCATAATTCACATATGACCACAACTTATGCACATTCCaccttttcttcatttggaCAAAATAGGAAGTTTCTTGATTTACTGgagagagtgaaagaagaGTTGATAGTAACAAGTTTCTCGAAAGATATCTTCGACTTTCAAATTTCTGAACAGAATGAACTACAAATGAAGCTTGATGAAGTTCTTGTGAGGAATCATACCCTTGTGGATGAGCTTTCACATTGCAGATCTGAACTTAAGGATGTTTCAGTTGCAAATGAGGAGCTCAGAAATCAACTGCTAGCTGCAGAGGCTGAGATACAAAAGCTTTCTTCTAGAGCTAGTGAGACAGAGAATAGCTTTGAAAAGTTCATTGGAGATATGTTCAGATTGGAAAAGGAGTTGGATGACTGCAAGCATTTGGTATCAGTGTTagaagaggagaatgaaagaTTAAATGGTATTATCACCTTTGAGaacgaaaataaaaagaaactagcCGAGGAGAAGGAGTTGTATATCGGTGAgaatgaaaagatattatcAGAATTGAGTAGCTTCAAGAGTTTGAAGGCGGCTCTGGAGGTTGAAAATTCTGAGTTAATGGGGAGTTTGTCTTCAATAGCGGAGGAAAAAATAAAGCatgaggaagaaagagaacACCTGTTTCAGGTGAATGGGACATTATCAGTTGAACTTGCCAATTGTAAAAGCTTGGTAGCTACCCAACAAGAAGAAATTACCAACTTAATCAATAACCTTGCAGTGTTAACCGAGGATAAGGTGAGGCTTGAAGAAGATAAGAACCTTTTGTTACATGAGAATGAGAAAATGAGATCTGAGCTGCTTGTTCTTGATCAGAGATTGTCAACTGAACATGAGGAACGCGTAAGGTTTGAGGATGACCTTAAAGATGCAGTAGTGCAGGTTAAACAACTCACCGAGGACAATGGATTTCTCAGCAGCAGTCTTGATATACATAaattgaaagttgaagaacTTTGTGGTGAAATATTGTCTCTAAAAACGAGATGTGGAGAAGATGAGGATCAGTCTGGAAATGCAGACTCTGGCTTGCATCATGAAAATAAGTCCCAAGAAAATGATTCTTACCAAACTACTTTCAAGAAAAATTTGCATGAAACTTCTGTTCTTGCTGTTGGGAAACCCTTCATAGTGACTGAACAGGAAAATTTTGATGATTCTCTTGGGTTTGTAATCTTGGGTCGACACTTAGAGGAAGCAGATGTTATATTACAGAAACTTGAGAAGGAAATCAAAGCGTTGCAGTCCAATTCTGCCTCCTTTAGCAGGTCAGGTAGAAAAATGGATGCTCCTGCTGTTTCAAAACTGATTCAAGCCTTTGAGTCGAAGGtaaatgttgaagaaaatgaggtGGAGGATGAAATTCAGTTACCAGATCCATATAAGTTATCAAATGAATTTGTGGACAATTTGAGAGCATTGCTTCGTCAAGTGGTTATTGATGCTGAAAATGCTAGTGTGTTGCTCAAGGGAGAGCGTGATCATCGAAAGGTTGCTATATCAACATTGAGTGAACTCACGGATCAGTTTGAGGCTTTGAAGAACCATAGTAATGGTTTGGTGATAGCCAACATTGAGCATGGGGTTTTATTTGAATGCTTAAAACATCACGTGGATGATGCTGATGGCAAGATCTatgaacttgaaatttttaatgagTCTTTAAGGCAACAAGGTGTGCACCACAAGAATTCTAATTGTGAGCTTGCTGAAAGGTTATGTGGATAtgaattaaaacttaatgagttggAGTGTCAATTATGTGATCTTCATCAAAGCTCAAATCAGATGGTTTCTTTGATATGTAATCAGTTAGACAATTTGCAGGATGGAGCAATTAAAAGGGCAATTATACTTGAGAAGGACTGGCACTCTTTTTTATTGGAGCTTGCTGAAACAATTGCTAAGCTTGATGAATCATTAGGGAAATCTGATACTTCAGCCATCAAATTTTGCACTAATGACCAATTGCCTAGCTGCCTTGCTTCCTCTGTTACAGATGCTGTCAAAATGATTCATGACCTGAGAGAGAGACTTCAAGCTACTGCTGCTGACGGTGAAGCATTTAGGATGTTATATGAAgaagtaaatgaaaaatatgataatttgTTTAGAAGGACCGAATGCTCTGTTGATTTGCTGCATAAGATATTTGGTGAGTTGCAAAAACTTTATCTTGCTTCTTGTGAATCAGTCGGTGGAAGTgacatgaacatgcaaatcaAGATGCTGGGTGATCCCTTAGATTACAGCAGCTTTGAGGCGTTAATCAAGCCACTGGAGGACTGTATTACTCAGCGACTGCAGCTTGAGTCTGTAAACAATAAACTTCGCTTAGATTTGGAACATAAGACTGTGGAATTTGTTGACTTTAGCAAGAGATGCCTTAATTCTACTGGCATTGAAAAATTGATCAAAGATGTCCAAAGTGTGTTATTACCGGAAGATACTGAGGGGGATTGTGGTCAAATGCCTGCTTTATATTTggaatatatcatatcattcctTATACAGAAATACAAGGATACTGAGTTGCGATTAGGCTTATCTAGAGAAGAGTATGGATCTGCGATGATGAAATTGACCGAATTGCAGGGAAGTGTGCATGACTTAAGCACCCTGATTCTTGATCATGAAGGTGAAATTGTTATTCTAAAAGAAAGCTTAAGCCAGGCACAGGAAGCTTTAATGGCTTCGCGATCCGAATTGAAGGATAAACTTAACGAATTAGAACAATCAGAGCAGCGTGTGTCTGCAATCAGAGAGAAGCTAAGCATAGCTGTCACCAAGGGAAAAGGTTTGATTGTACAACGGGATAGTCTCAAGCAGTCACTAGCACAGACTTCTAGTGAACTGGAGAGGTGCTTGCAGGAGTTACAGATGAAAGACAATAGACTTCTTGAGACTGAAACAAAACTTAAAACCTATTCAGAGGCAGGAGAGCGTGTTGAAGCACTGGAATCTGAGCTTTCGTACATTCGAAATTCTGCTACTGCTCTAAGAGAATCATTCCTTCTTAAAGATTCAGTCCTTCAGGGGATAGATGAGATTCTCGATGCTCTAGATTTGCCCGAGAATTTTCATTCAAGAGACATAATCGAGAAGGTTGATTGGTTAGCCAAGTCAAGTACTGGCAAGAATTTGCCTCAAACAGATGGGGATCAGAGGAGTTCGGTCACAGGAGGTTCAGGTTCTGATGCTAATTTTGTCACTACAGATGGCTGGAAAGATGAAATGCAGACGGATGCAAATGTTGGAGAtgatttgagaagaaaatatgaGGAGCTTCAAACAAAGTTTTATGGGTTAGctgaacaaaatgaaatgctTGAACAGTCATTGATGGAAAGGAATAACTTAGTGCAACGATGGGAAGAACTTCTAGAAAAGATTGATACTCCTTCACACTTGCGGTCCATAGAGCCAGAAGATAAAATTGAATGGTTACATAGATCCCTTACAGAGGCTTGTCATGATAGGGATTCTCTCCATCAAAGGGTCAATAACTTGGAGAACCATTGTGGATTGTTAACTGCAGATCTGGATGATTCACGGAAGAAAATTTCTGACATTGAGGCCGAGCTCCACTCAGTCATgcttgagagagagaaactttCTGAGAAGTTGGAAATAGTCTATGATCATAATGAGCATCTATCATTCGGAACTTTTGAGAATGAAGTTGAGattataattttacaaaatgaatTAAGCAATATGCaggataaaataatttctactgagcataaaatagtaaaattgGAGGCTTTGGTAAGTAATGCTTTGCGAGACATGGACATGAATGATTTGGTTTCTGGTAGCAGTATTGAATTTCTTGAATTGATGGTGATGAAGCTAGTTCAAAATTATACAGCATCTTCTTTAGGGAACGTTGAGCTTGGGAGGGCTACCAATGGACCTGATGCTGAAGAAATCGTTGCTAGAAGCATAGATACACAAGTTGGTTGGCAAAATGAGATAAATGATCACAAGAAAGAGCTGGAGGATGCAGTGCATCAATTAATGGTTGTGACAAAGGAGAGGGATCAATATATGGAGATGCATGAGTCTTTAGTTGTTAAGGTTGAAAGTTTAGATAGAAAGAAGGATGAGTTGCAGGAACTGCTTCATCTGGAAGAGCAGAAGTCAACGTCTATAAGAGAGAAGCTAAATGTTGCTGTTCGAAAGGGGAAGTCTTTGGTTCAACAACGAGATAGTCTAAAACAAGCCATCGAAGAGATGACCACTGAGTTGGACCATCTGAGATCTAAGATGAAGTCCCAGGAAAATACTCTTGCTAGTTATGAGcagaaatttaagaatttcTCTGTTTATTCAGGACGGGTGGAGGCATTGGAATCAGAGAATCTGTCTCTGAGGAATCAGTTGACCGAAACAGAGGGCAGTTTGCTGGAAAAAGAACATATATTGAGTTCAATTACCAACACTTTAGTTCACATTGAAGTTAATGTTGATGTTAACGAAAATGATCCTATTGAGAAACTGAAACAAGTTGGAAAACTATGCTCTGATCTGCGTGAAGCCGTGGTTTTTTCTGAACAAGAGTCGATTAAATCGAGAAGAGCAGCCGAGTTGCTTCTTGCAGAACTAAATGAAGTCCAGGAAAGAAACGATACTTTCCAGGAAGAGCTAGAGAAAGCTTCCAATGAGATTGCTGTACTGACCAAGGAAAGAGACTTAGCAGAGACTTCCAAGCTTGAAGCTCTCTCAGAACTTGAAAATTTATCTAATGTACacttaaaggaaaaaaagaaccaaatttctcaatttatgGGATTAAAATCTAATCTTGAACGTCAAAAGGAGGTCTTGCGTGAGATTAATTACTTACTTGCCGATTCTTTGTCCAAGGATTTGGATGCTTTTCATAATCTGGAAGCTGCTATTGTGTCGTGTACTGAGGCTAATGGTCCTGCTGATGTCAATCCTTCTCCTTCCATCGTGTCTGGTGCCTTTAAGAAGGACAAG ggGAGTTTTTTTGCTCTGGATTCCTGGTTCAACTCCTACTCTAATTCTCCTGTGGATGAAAATGTTTCAACGGATATACACAGTCTCATTGCGCATCACCTGGAAGAATCGTTGAAGGAAATTGGTGCTCTGAAAGAAATGATAGATGGGCATTCTCTGTCATTCCATAAACAATCCGACTCTCTATCTAAGGTGCTGGGGGTACTTTATAGTAATGTGAATTCTCAGAAAGAGTTGGTTGAAGCATTAAAGTGGGACGTGCAACAGAGGGAGTCGGTTgcaaaagataaagaaatggaaggagaTATCTTATGTAGAAACATTGCGGTGCTTTTTGAAGCATGCATATCTACAATTAAGGAAGTTGACCAAAGAAAAGGGGAGCTAATGGGAAATGATTTGACTAGTGGAAATCTGGGAATGGATATTATCTCCATGACACCTGATCAACTTTCACGCTCTGGAAAAACTCATTTATTGTCTGAGGAATCTGTCCGGACAATTGCTGACAGGTTGCTGTGGGCAGTGAGGGAATTTATAGGTCTGAAAGCTGAAATGTTTGATGGTAGTGTAAAAGAAATGAAGGTTGCAATATCAAATCTGCAGAAAGAGCTTCAGGAGAAGGACATCCAGAAGGAAAGGATTTGCATGGATCTTGTTGCTCAAATTAAGGAAGCGGAAGCGAGCGCAATTAGATATTCAATTGATCTTCAAGCTTCAAAAGATCAGGTACATAAGTTAGAGGAAGCAACGGAACAGATGGAGAATGAGAGGAAGGTCCTGGAGCAGAGATTAAGGGAGATGCAAGATGGTTTGTCTATCTCAGATGAGTTAAGAGAGAGGGTCAGGTCGCTCACAGATTCGCTTGCAGGAAAAGACCAAG AAATTGAGGCCCTAATGCGTGCACTTGATGAGGAGGAAGTGCAGATGGAAGGTTTGACCAACAAGATTGAGGAGCTGGAAAAATTCTTGAAACAAAAGAATCAGGAACTTGAGAGCACCGAAACTTCTCGTGGGAAGCTCATGAAAAAGCTCTCAATTACAGTGACAAAATTTGATGAGCTTCATCACCTATCCGAAAGTCTCTTAACTGAGGTTGAAGAACTTCGAGCACAGTTGCAAGATCGGGATGATGAAATCTCTGTTCTGAGACAAGAGGTAACTAGATGTACCAATGATGCTATTGCTGTAACCCAAACAAGCAACAGAAGTACAGAGGATATCAATGAGATTATAACATGGTTTGACACAATGGAAACTCGGGTGGGGTTGTCTCATATTGTTCATGACAACCAGCAAAATGAAGTTCATGAATGCAAGGAAGTACTTAAGAAGAAGATTGCATCTatcttaaaagaaattgaggaTCTTCAAGCAGCATCACAGAGGAAGGACGAAATGTTGCTGGCTGAGAAGCATAAGGTAGAAGAACTGAAATGTAAGGAATTGCAATTAAACTTGCTTGAAGATGCTGGAGATGGTAATAGAGCGAGCAGTGCGGGCCCTGAAATCATTGAATCTGAATCGTTG ATCAATAATTGGGCAAGTACTTCTGTTATACCTCAAGTTCGAAGCTTGCGCAAAGGCAATACCGATCAAGTTGCAATCGCGATAGATATGGATCCTGCTAGCAGTAGTAATAGATTAGAGGACGAAGATGACGATAAAG TGCATGGATTTAAGTCATTAGCTTCATCAAgaatttttccaaaattctCGAGACGTGCGACAGATATGATCGATGGACTTTG GGTTTCTTGTGATCGAGCACTGATGCGGCAACCTGCATTACGACTGGGGATGATATTCTATTGGGCCATATTACACGCACTTCTTGTTGCATTTGTAGTTTGA